TCGTGCTTGTCCTGCTCGTCGATGCGCCCCACGTAGCGTACGCCCTCTCCGGACAGGTCCATGTGGGCCTCGCCCGCGAGGACCAGGTCTGGCGCGTCCGCGAACCGCTGCCTCAGCGCGCGGTGGTGCGAGAGCAGCTCGGGGATGCCCTTTCCCGGCTCCAGACGGCCGACGTAGAGCAGGTAGGGACGGTGGACGCCGTGCTTCTGGCGGAAGCGCCGGGGCGTCGCGGAGGGCCGGTCCACTCCCACGCCTACCACTCGGGCGCGAGCGTGGTTCGGGTAGTAGCGCTCGATGAGGGAGACCTCTTCGGGGGTGTTGCACATGAGCGCGCGGGGACGCTCGAAGACGTCCGCGTACACGCCGAAGCGGATGGGGGGCTCGTCATGCGCGGTGGGGACGAGCAGCGCCCGGTTGGCCACCATGGGCAGACCCCACACGGTGGGCGCGTAGAGGTAGGTGAAGAAGATGAAGCCGTCGTAGGCGTCGCGGGACGTCTCGAGGTGCGTGAGCAGGCCGGGGGACAGCGGGCCCTGCTCGGCGACCCAGTGCTCCTCGCGCAGCCGCTCGAGACGGCGGTTGAACACCGTGTTCGACAGGGCGTTGAAGGGGCGGATGTTGCGCGTGCGCCTCACCGGGAAGCGCAGCACGGGCAGCCCGTCCTCCCGATCCGGACCTGGAGGGAAGACGTTCTCCCAGGACAGGTGGTTCTTGGCGCAGGTGGTGAGCACGGTGAGCTCGAAGTGCGGCGAGAGGTGCTCGGCGAGCTGCTGCGCGTGGCGCTCGGCACCGCCTGTCACCTGTCCGTAGCGCTGCACCACGATGGCCACGCGTGGGCGCTTGGGCTTGCGCGTGGTCCGGCGCGGTTTGGGAGCGGACGAGGCTGTCTCTCCGAGCGCGGTGGCCAGGGCGCGCTGGGCGTTCTCCGCGGAGAAGTGGGCGAGGCGCCGGGTCTGCCCCTTGAGGATCCGGGCGCGCAGCTTCGCGTTCTCGCTCGCCTCGATGACCAGCTCGGCGAGGAAGGAGAAGTGCTTCTGATTGAAGGCGATGCCCGCGCCTCCGAGCGTCTCCGGGACGGCGGCGGCTCCGAAGGCGAGCACGGGCACCTCGGCGGCCATGGCCTCGATGAGTGGGACGCCGAAGCCCTCGTGCTCGCTCATGGAGACGAAGACGTGGGCGGAGCGATAGGCCGCCACCAGCTCGGCGTGGTTGAGCCGTCCCAGGAAGTGCACTCCCGGCAGGCCCTTGGCGGTGCGCTGCAGGGACTTGAAGTAGCGGCTCCCGGCGTCGTAGCCGCCCACCAGCAGCAGTCGGGCCTCCGGGCGGATCCGCACGAGCTCCGCGTGGAGGGCGAGGAGGTCCTCGAAGCGCTTGTGTGCAGCCACCCGGCTCACGCTCAGCACCGTGGGAGCGCCGCCTTCGAGGCGCTTGCTCAGGGCGGGGTCGGCGTAGGTCTGGGCGAAGCGCTCCGGCTCGATGAAGAGAGGGACGGTGTGGACGTTGCGGTAGCCGGCGGCGCGCAGCTCGGCCGAGTTGAAGTCCGAGACGCCGATGGCCAATTCGACGAAGGGCGCCATGGCGGCGAGCTGGGCCCGGCCAGAGGTGAGCGCCTCGGCCAGCGGCGTGCCCGTGTAGAAGCGCGCGGGGCTGATGTTGTGGAAGACGAGCCCCCGGCGGCAGGGCAGGTGCATCAGGTGGCTGCTCAGGGCCGAGGCGATGCCGTGGTGGTAGAGGACCAGGTCCTCCGGGGCCGGCCGCAGCGCGGAGACGGGGTGGGCCAGGGACTCGAGGCCGGAGCCGACCTCGCCGGCGAAGAGCTCGCCGAAGTGGCCCATGCGGCGCAGGAGCAGCTGCAGATGCAGCGCGGCCTGTCCGGAGGCATCACCCGCCACGAAGCTGGGAATCAACTGATGGACCGCCATGGGGCGCTCTGCCTATCACACGCTCGTGGTATGAGGCGCCCCGTGTCCATTGGCCCCATCGCTTTCGACGCGACCCTCTGGGACGAGCCAACGACGGGTATCGGCCTGTACACCCGCTGTCTGGCCTCGGCCCTGGAAGGGGAGGGTGTCTCGCTGGAGCGCTTCGGCGCACGCGTCTCGGGAGAGCACCCACGAGGGCGGATGGGTCGCACGGGCTACGCGCTGGCCCGCCTGCCCGGGGACTTGAGGGGCTCTCGGGCGCGGCTCTTCCACGCGCTGGGGAACTTCAACCTGCCGCTCACTCGCACGCCCGGCAAGGCGTACGTCCTCACCGTGCATGATCTCATCCCGCTGACCATGCGGAAGACCGTGTCCACGGCGTTCCGGTGGCAGTTCCGCCTGTGGCTGGCGCGCAGCCTGATGCTCGCGGATCGGGTGATCTGCGTGAGCGCGCACACGCGGGACGAGTTGCTGGCCCGCTTCCCCGAGGCCGCCGGGCGCACCGAGGTGGTGCACAACGGGGTGGACCACGTGGATGCCGAGCACCTTGACCTCACGGGCGAGGCCTTCGTGCGAGCCCTGGCGCTGCCCAGGGACTTCGTGCTGTACGCGGGCTCGCTGGATGTCCGCAAGAACGTGGGGCTCGTGCTGGATGCGCTGGAGCGCCTGCGCGCCCGAGGCCGCTCGGCATCGCTCGTGCTGGCGGGACAGAGCTGGTTCGGATCCGGCGCGGTGGAGATGCGTGTGGGACGCATGCGCGCCGAGGGCTTCGACATCCGCCCGCTGGGCTACCAGTCCGCGCCCGTCTTCTACGAGCTGATGCGGCGCGCGGCCCTCTTCGTCTTCCCGTCCCGAGGGGAGGGCTTCGGCCTGCCGCCCCTGGAGGCCATGCGGCTGGGAACCGCCACCATCGTCTCCAACGCGGGCTCCCTGCCGGAGGTGTGCGGAGCCGCGGCCCCCGCGGTGGATCCGGACGATGCCGAGGGACTGGCGGAGGTGGTGGACCGGCTGCTGCGCTCACCGGAGGAGCGGCGGAGCTGGGCGGAGAAGGGCCGGCGCCAGGCCGCGGCCTTCACCTGGAAGCGCGCCGCGGAGCAGACGCTGGCGGTCTACGAGACCGCCCTCGGGAAGGCGTGAGGCGCGCCCCTCAGGCCGTGCCCAGCTCGAGCACCTCGCGCAGCGCTTGCGTCAGGGTGTGCTTCGGCTCCCAGCCCAGGGCACGCAGCTTGTCCGGTGAGCCGACGAGGCTCGGGATGTCCGCGGGCCGCAGCCGCGCCGGATCCTGCTCGATGCGCGCCGGCACTCCCGAGAGCGCCAGCATCTCCTCCAGCACGGAGCGGATCGTCCGGCCCGTGCCGCTGCAGACGTTGTACGTCTGCCCCGCCACCCCCGCCGTCAGCAGCAGCCGGTAGGCCGCTACCACGTCCCGGACATGGGAGAAGTCCCGGATCGCCTCCAGGTTGCCCGTGCGCAGCACCGGCTCCACCTTCCACTTGCCGATGGCTCGCAGCTGCGCGGCGAAGGAGGGCACCACGAAGGTGGCATCCTGTCCCGCTCCCAGGTGGCTGAAGGCCCGCGCCACCACCACCGCCAGCCCGTAGTTCCGGTGGAACTGGAGCCCCGCGAGCTCCGCCGCCATCTTCGACGTGGCGTAGGGGTTGCGCGGCAGGAGCGCCGCATCCTCGGTGGCGCGGCTGCCCTCGGGCACCGGGCCGTACACCTCTCCCGCGCTGATCAGCAGCACCCGGGTCTCGGGGGTGCTCTCGCGCACCGCCGTCAGCAGGTTCACCGTCCCCAGTGCGTTGACGGCGAAGACGCGCGCCGGGTTGCCGTGGCTGCGCGCCACCGAGGAGAAGCCCGCCAGGTGGATGATCCCCTGCGGCTGGGCCTTCTCCACCGCCGTGCGCACCGCCGCCTCGTCCGCGATGTCGAAGTTCAGCGCGTTGCTGTTGGCGCCCTCGGCTCGAGGCCCGTGCGCCTCCACCACCTCGTCGCCCGCCGCGCGCAGCAGCGCGCACAGGTGGCGCCCCGCGAACCCATCCGCCCCCGTGACGAGGATCCGCATCTAGTTCCCACCCGTGGCGAGGTGGAGGGTTTCCTGTCCCATGGTGTCCAAGATGATCGAGCGAGGGGTGTGCATTCCGAGTGTTCCCTGGACGAAAGCCGCGCGGTTGTACCCGAGGCTCTGCCTTGCGCCAACCCTCGGGCCCCAAGACTTCTTGCGCCCCCCAGCTCGCATGGCTAGGTAGGTACGACCCCGGAGGCCGTCATGCGGATTGCTACCCCCGTCGTCATGCTCCTCGTCCTGGCCGGGCTCCCCGTCTGGGCCCAGCCGGCCAGCGTCCAGCCTCTGGCCGAGACCCAGCCGGTGGTTCGAGCGGGCAACGCCCCCCAGGATGTCGCCATCTGGCCCAGCACCAGCGACGGGGGGACGGGGCTCTTCCTCGTGGCGGACTCCGCCGTCGGCCTCATCACCTTCCGGCTGGACGGCAGCGAGTGGCAGGCGCTCCTGTCGGACGGCGTGGCGTCCGGCGTGGACGTCAAGGAAGGCTTCGCCCTGCCCGGGGGGAACGTGCCTCTCGTGGTGGCGGCCAATGGGACGTTCCAGGCGCTCCTCGCGTACATCGTGGATCCGGTCACGCTGCAGCTCCGCCGGGTGGACACGGGGACGGTGAGCATGGCCGGCTTCGCCCCGAGCACCGTGGCGCTCTACCGCAGCCCCACGTCCGGCACCCTCTATGCCTTCACGGCCAATGCCGCGGGCACCATGCAGCAGTTCGAGCTGCGCGCCAACATGGATGGCGGCGTGGAGGGCTTCCCGGTGCGCAACTTCGCGGTGGGCGGAGCCGTCGCGGGCGCGGTGGCGGATGATGAGCAGGGCTTCCTCTTCGTTGCCCAGCAGAACACCGGCATCTGGCGCTACAACGCCGAGCCGGATGCGGGCACCTCGCGCATCAGCGTCGCCCCGGCCTTTGAGCCGCTCACGGCGCCGCTGGGCGGGCTCTCGCTCTACTCGCTCCCCGGCAGACAGGGCTACCTGCTCGCCGCGAGCGCCGGGGGGGATCAGGTCGTCGTCTTCAATCGTCAGGATCCTCACGACTCGGTGGGCACCTTCGTCGTCGTCCAGGATGGAGGCATCGACGCCGTGAATGGCCCGACCACCGTGGAGAGCACGTCCCGTCCGCTCGGGCCGGCCTTCCCCGCCGGGTTCGTGGCCGTCCACGACGCGGTCAACGCCCCCATGCAGAACGACAAGTTCATCTCCTGGACTGCCCTGTCCAGGGCCTTCTCGCCGCCGCTCCAGCTCCCCGCGGATGGAGGCACCACCGACGGTGGAGTCTCCGACGGAGGCACGGATGGCGGCGGTGTCACGGATGGCGGCACGGATGGCGGTGGGGGAGTGACCGGAGGCAATGGGCCCGGCGGCGGGCAGACGTACCCCCCCGACGACAGCGGGTGTGGCTGCGCCACGGCCTCGGTGCCGGGCACCCTCCTCTTCCTGGTGCTGGCCTCCGCGCTGCGCAGCCGTCGGCGGCGGAGCTGATGCCGGTTGCCAGCGGGCGGGCTCCGCGCTGAAGTGCCCGCCCTCATGTCTCGACTCCGCCTCTCCCTCGTCCTGGTGGCCCTCGTGGCCGCCGCGTGCCGCAGCGCCCCTCAGCCCGCGGAACCCTCGACGGCCGCTCGCTCGCAGCCCGTGGCGGCTGCTCCCGCCGAGCCCATCCGGCTCACCATCGTGGGCACCAATGATCTGCACGGCTGGATCGCTCCCCTGCGCACCGCGCACAAGAGCGGCGTGGAGCTCGAGGAGGGCGGCGTGGCCACCCTCGCCAGCTATGTCGCCCGGCTGCGCGCGGACAACCCGGATGGCGTGCTGCTGCTCGATGGAGGAGACCTCTTCCAGGGAACGCTCGCGTCCAACCTCACCGAGGGCGCCGTCGTCGTCGACGTGTACAACCGCCTCGGCGTGACGGCCGCGGCCCTCGGCAACCACGAGTTCGACTACGGCCCCGTGGGCCCGGCCCCCGTGCCCGTGAAGCCTGGAGATGATCCGCTGGGCGCGCTCAAGGCCCGCATCCAGCAGGCCCGCTTCCCCATCCTGTCCGCCAACATCCGCGAGGCGGACGGCGGCCAGCGCCCCGCGTGGCTCGGCAATGACGGCACGCTGCTCGTCACCCTCCGGGGCGTGAAGGTGGGCATCGTGGGGCTGTCCACGCCCTCCACCCCGACGACCACCAACCCCACCAACGTCGTCTCCCTGCGCTTCGAGCCCCTGGCTCCCGCCACCGTGGAGGCCTCGAAGCGGCTGCGCGAGCAGGGCGCGGAGGTGGTCATCGGCGTCATGCACGCGGGCGGCAAGTGCCCGAAGCTGGAGGATCCGAGGGATCTCTCCAGCTGTGAGCTGAAGAATGGGGAGATCTACGATGCCCTCGGCGAGCTGCCCCCGGGCACCCTGGATGCGGTGATCGCCGGGCACACCCACCAGGTCATGGGGCACTTCCTCCACGAGGTGCCCGTCATCGAGACGTACGGGCTGGGGCGCTCGTTCGGCTACATCGAGCTCTTCGTGGACCCGACGAGCCGCCAGGTGCTGCCGACTCGCACTCGCATCCACGCCGGTATTGCCCTCTGCGCCCAGGTGGACGCGACGAGCGGCACGTGCGATGCGCGCAAGCTGAAGGACCAGCCGGAGGTGCGGCTCGTGCCCGCGACCTTCCTCGGCGGCCCCGTGGTTCCGGACACCGACATCCAGACGCTCATCGCCCCGGCGCTCAAGCGCGTGGAGGAGGAGCAGCACCGCGAGCTCGGCGTCACCATCCCCGTGGTGCTCAAGCGCGACTACCAGGGCGAGAGCGTGCTCGGGAACTTCCTCTCGGACTCGCTGCGGGAGGCGGCTCGCGCGGACGTGGCCCTGATGAACCCGGGAGGCCTGCGCGCGGACATCGACGCGGGCCCTCTCACCTTTGGCGATATCTACGAGGTGCTCCCCTTCGACAACACCGTGGCCCTCGTGACGATGTCGGGGGATGAGCTGAAGCGGCTGCTCCAGATCGCCTATGGCATGAAGAAGGGGGGCGTCTTCCAGGTCTCTGGGCTCAAGGTGTCCCTCGCCCGCTGCCCTGGGCCGGAGCGCTTCCAGAGCGCCACGCTCGCCAACGGTCGGGCCCTGGAGCCCGCGAAGCTCTACCGGGTCGCCATGCCCGACTTCCTGGCTCGCGGCGGGGATGGGCTGGCGCCGGGCCTCGACAAACTCCCCCCCGGACGGGTGGATCTCGGGCTGACCCGCCCGGGGAGCCTCCGGGATGAGCTGATCGCGTACTGGCAGAGCCGCAAGACGCCGCTCACCGCTCCCTCCCTGGGACGTATCACCTACCTGGGCGGCACCGCCGAGTGCCCTCCGGCTCCGGCCCACAGAGGGCCGTACTCCCTGTGAGGTAGGGCCTGCGGAGGCGTGGGGGGAGGGGTTACACCCGCAAGTCGGCGAGATTTCAGTGGAATCGAGCCCGGGGCCGATTTTTCGGCCTGGGAGCAGTTTTCAAAACCCGATTTCCTCCTTACTCTAGGGCATGCCGTGCTCGGTCGGAGGGTTCTGTCTGAGCCTGGGAGACCAGGGCACGTGGCGGTAGTTCGGGAGGGATGGACATGCTTTACAAGGTGACCCCGATGATGGCGCCTCCGGCGCCTGAGAAGGCCAAGCCGCGCGAGCAGGGTCAGCCGCGCAAGAAGCGCAAGTCGGCGGTCTATGACGCGGATGGGCACGAGGTGCTCATCTCGCTGATGTGCCTGAAGTGCCGCACGCTCAAGCCGCTGGCGCAGTTCGGTCTGCGCAAGATGGCGGATGGAGCCATCCGGAACCAGCCCTGGTGCCGGACGTGCCGCTCGGGCGCCGGGACGAAGAAGCCCAAGGGCAAGGCCGCCGAGGCCTCGGTCGAGGTGGCCTCCGAGGCCATCGAGGCGCCGGCCTCCGCCGCCGAGGAGTCCACGGCCGCGCTGCAGGTCATGGCCGCCGAGGCCGAGCTGCCGGAGTCCGCGATCGCCGCGGTCGCCCTCGCGGATGATCCGGGCGACGAGGCGGGGGCCGAGGAAGAGCCCAAGGCCGCGTCCGCTCCCGCTCCCGCTCAGGGCTGAGCGCCCACGAGCCAGGATTTCCTCTGAGGTGAGAGTTGGCTCTCACCTGCCGGGAGGGATCCGCCCGAGGGGGAAGCCCCAGCGGAGGCGCTCCGCCGGGGTGTTCACATCGACAGCCGGAGGCCCGCGGGCAGCGTGTCGCCGAGAGCGCGCGCCTCGTCGGCCGCCTCCAGCGCGAGCACCTCGTTCACCATGCGCACCCAGGTCTCCGCGGCCTTCGCCGCGACGAGCGCCTGGGCCGTGCGGGCCCTGAGGGCCGGATCGATGTCGCGCGTGCGGTCGCCGGTGAGCCGCGCGAGCTGCGCCGCCGCGAAGGGGGCTCCGTCGATGCGGCGCAGATCCATCTCCAGCAGCAGCGTGAGCCACGCCTCGGCGGTGTCCACGTCCACCACCTTGTGGCTGCTCCCATAGAGGGGCACTCGCGCGCCCAGTCGCCCGAGCGACCACGCCCAGGGGCCGCCGGACTTCGCCTCGGCGCGGAGGCGGGAGGCTACCCAGCCGCCCAGCTTCGCCTTCTCGGCGGCGGGCAGGTGCTCCAGCGAAGCAGCCGCGCGCACCATCTCATCCAGGCCCTCGGGCTGGATGCCCTTGAGCTTGCCGGCGGGCGGCGCGTCCGGAGGCACCCGGCGGGCCAGGTGAGGCTCCAGGTAGGCCCAGAGCTTGGACTGCTGCGCCTCGGTGAGACCGCCGGAGATGCGGCGCCACATGACCCAGAACTCGATCCACACGGCCTTGTCCGTGTGGAACTGCACGAGCTGTTCGAACAGGCCGAACGTCTGCTCCGCGCGCCAGTGATCCAGCGGATAGCCGAAGCCGGGGCGCAGGGTGTAGCCGGCCAGGCTGTAGAAGACGCGCTCGTGGTCCGCCGAGCGGCGGCGCTTGCTGGCCCCGGCGAACAGGGAGCTCCACAGCTCGCGCAGCACGGGCACGCGCCATGTCTCGCGCGGGCCGAGCACCTTCTCCAGCGTCTTGGACAGCTGCTTCACGTCCTTGGGGCCGATGGGCAGCGGCTTGTTGCCGTAGACGCGCTCGACGTTCTCCTTCGCCTCGGCGAAGCGCGCGGGCATGGACTCGGTGACGGTGATGTCCTGGCCCGAGCCGGAGCCCCGGAGCTCGAACTCGAGGCGCCAGCGCTCGTCGGCGACGTTGGAGACGCAGAACAGCTCCAGGGTGCCGATCTCCGTGAGCGCGGCCCGCAGGTGCACGGGCACCTCCGCCGTCTTCCCCGAGGCCCCCTTGAGGAGCGTGTGGATGGGCGGCAGGGGCTTGAGGTCCTCGGCCAGGGGGATGATGTCGCCCGGCTTGTCGATGCGGTCGCTCGTCGTCGAGTACAGGGTGAACTGCACCGGGCGCCCGAGCGTGAGGGTGAAGGGGCGCTCTCCGAGGTCCACCGCCTGTCCCTCCTCGAAGCCGCGAGGGATGAGGCAGAGGACGGGCTGGTCTCCGCTGTCCGCGGGGCGCTCCAGGCCCACGTAGTAGGCGCGAGCCGCGCCGCCGCCGATGCGCAGGCCGTGGCCGCGCCGGACGAGGCCGTAGTACGCCGCCCCGCGAGCCACCGCCTTCTCCAGCGAGTCATGGCGGAGCAGGGGAATTCGGGGCGCGCCCGGCCACCACGCGGAGATGGCGTCCACCAGCCGCTCGGAGATGCGGGGCGAGTTGAAGACGCCACCATTGAGGAGGATGGCGTCGGGGCGGGGCAGGGCGCCCTCGGAGGGAGGTGCCTCGCCCAGGGCCGCGAAGCCGCCCGCCGCGTGCTGTCCGAGGAAGGCGGCCAGGTGGCGGGTGACCGCCGCGTCCTGGGCGTACGGCAGTCCCAGCTCCTGCAGGGCCATGCGCGCCGCGCGCCGGGGCCTGTCCGTCGGGCCCGAGGTGGGGAAGAAGCCGTCCAGCACGAGCCCCTCCGCCTCCGCCCGTGTCAGCTCCGTGGAGAGCGCCCCACCCAGCAGCCGGCTGCCCTCGGCCACCAGGGAGATGCCGTAGCGCTCCGGCGGGTTGGGGCCGAGCAGAGCCTCCTTCGCGGTTCGCGCGGCCTGGATGGCCTGGGTCCACTGGGTAGCGGACAGGCGCCGGCCATCGGAGAAGAGCTTCTCCTCCACCTTGCGGGCGAGGGCGGCGTCCATGTTGTCGCCGCCGAGCATGAGGTGCTCGCCCACCGCGAGCCGCCGGAGCATGGGGCCTTCCGGCGAGACGCCCGCGTGGACGAGGGTGAAGTCCGTGGTGCCGCCGCCCACGTCCACCACGAGCACCAGACGCACGTTGGCCAGCACCTTGGCCAGGTCCGTGCGGTGGCGCGCGGTGTAGTCGTAGAAGGCCGCCTGCGGCTCCTCGACGAGAGTGAACTTCTCCAGGCCCGCCTTGCGCGCCGCGCTGACGGTGAGAGCGCGCGCCGCCTCGTCGAAGGAGGCGGGGACGGTGATGACCACTTCCTGCTGGGCGAGCGGGGCCTCCGGGTGGGCGAAGTCCCACGCCCGAGCCATGTGCGAGAGCAGCAGGGCGCTGGCCTCCACCGGCGAGAGCTTGGCCACGTCCGCGGGAGCGCCCCACGGCAGGATGGGGGCGGAGCGATCCACGCCCGGGTGGCACAGCCAGCTCTTCGCGGAGGCGACGAGCCGGCCGGGCACGCGCGCTCCCTGCCACCGGGCGAACTCGCCGACGACGTTGGGGCCGGCCTCGCCCCAGGGGAGCTTGAGCGACTCGCCCGCCAGCTCATGGCCTGCGGGGACATAGATGCACGAGGGCAGCAGCGAGCGTGGAGCCACCTCGCCCTGCCGCACGAGCTGGGGAAGGGGAAAGTCCTCGATGGGGGCGCTCGGCCCGCGAGCGGGGTCAATCGACGCGACCGCGCAGTGGGTGGTGCCCAGATCGATTCCGATGATGCGCATAGGCCTCCCGTGCCGCGGTGCTTCTTACTCCTTCATGCGCACGTTGAGCTCCAGCTTCCAGCGGCCCGCGCCGTTCTTCTCCAGGCACCGCAGCTCCAGGGTGCCCACCTCGGTGACCGCCGCCTGCAGGTTCACAGGCGTCAGGTCTCCAAACGGCTGGGGCTGGCCCGGCAGCGTCGTCTCGATGGGCGCCAGCTCCTCCAGATCCTCCCGGCCGGCCACGTCATCGATCATTCCGCCCACCTTGTCGTCGCGGCGGACGGACGAGGCGAAGAAGCGGAACTGCGTGGGCTCGCCTGTCACGAGGCCGAACTCCTGCGGCGGGACGTCAGCCTGGGTGCCTTCCTCCATGCCGAAGGGCGCCACGCACAGCGCCTTCACCGGAGGCTCCATGCCCGGCACCGCGGGCATCGCCGTCTCCACGCCCACGTAGTACGCGCGGGCCGTGCCGCCGCGGATGCGCAGGCCGTGCCCCTGGCGCACCCAGCCGTAGTACGCCGCGCCGCGAGCCACCGAGAGGTCCAGGTCCGCCCCCTCCAGCTCCTTGGCCGGAGCCCCACCATCCGCCGTCAGCCAGCTGTTGAGCACCTCCATGACGCGGGCCTTGAGCGGGCCGGCCTTGAAGACGCCTCCGTTGAAGAGGACGGCGGTGGGGTGGAGGAAGGACTTGCCGCCCACATCCACCGGCGCGTCCGGAGAGGACGCCAGCGCCTGGGCCTGCCGCGTGAGGAAGGCCGCCAGGTGCCGCGTCACCCCGGGATCCTGCGCGTACGGCAGCGCCATCTGCGCCAGACCCGTGCGGCGAGCCGTACGCGGTAGCTCCGTCACCGGCGATGTGGGGAAGAAGCCATCGGTGAGCAGCTGGTCCAGGTCCGCCCGAGGCAGCTCCGTGCGCAGCGTGCCCCCAATCAAGGACGAGCCCCGACCCGGAATGGCGATAGGCACGCGCTCCAGCTTCGGATCCGCGTACAGAGTCTCCTTCGCCTGCCGGCAGCCATAGGTGAGGGCGTTGAACTGCCACGCATCCAGCTTCCGGCCCTCGGCCGCCATCCGCTGGTTCAGCGTGTGCGCCAGCGCCAGGTCCATGTTGTCGCCGCCCAGCAGGATGTGGTCGCCCACGGCCACGCGGACCAGCTCCACCTCACCCTCGCGCTCGCGCACGGTGATGACGGAGAAGTCCGAGGTGCCGCCGCCTACGTCCACCACCAGAATCACCTCGCCGGGCTTCACCCGCTTGCGGAAAGCCTCGCCCTGGGCCTCCAGCCACGCGTAGAGCGCGGCCTGCGGCTCCTCCAGCAGGGTGATGTTCGGGATGCCGGCGGCCTGGGCGGCCTCCAGCGTCAGCTCGCGCGCCGCCGCGTCGAACGAGGCGGGGACGGTGATGATGACGTCCTGCTGGGCCAGCGCGTTGCCGGCCTCCTCGCGCGTGCGGGCAAACGTGTAGTCCCACGCCTCGCGCATGTGGCGCAGGTAGCGCGCCGAGGCCTCCAGCGGTGACACCCGCTGCACCTCCGGCGGCGCCTGCCACGGCAGCATCGCCGAGCGCCGGTCCACCCCCGGGTGGCTCAGCCAGCTCTTCGCCGAGGACACCAGCCGTGTGGGCACCTTGGCCCCATGGGCCCGGGCGAACTCGCCCACCACCGTGGTGGCCTCCGGCTTCCACGGCAGCCCCATGCTGCCGGCGGGGAACTCCTGCTCCCCGGCCAGATAGAGGAAGGAGGGCAGCAGCGTGCGCGCCTCCACCGTGCCCGGAGCCGTCAGCTGTGGCATGGGCAGCATGGACTGCGTGGAGCCTCGGGGCTTGCCCTCCTCGAGGTTGAAGTACGACACCGCGCAGTGCGTGGTGCCCAGATCGATGCCGATCGCGTAGCGGGCCATGGACGGCGTCAGCTCCTTGCCGAGGCTCAGGCGAGCTCGACTTCAGCGGGGGCCAGCACCCGGGGGTCCATCGCCGGGCTGACCGTTGGGAACTTCACCTCCGTCGTCACCCACCCGTGGTGCTTGAGCGAGCCGGTGTACGGAGGCTGGCCCGCCACGTTGCCAGTCAGACGGATGCGCTGCGCATCGAAGCCGGCGGGCACCGGAACGCTCGCCCCCTCGGACTCCTGAAGGATGGGCTTGAGCGCCAGGTACTGCTGGACCACCTTGCGGCAGCCCTCGTGGACGATGCGCGCGGCGGCGCCCACGTCCGCGTCCGGGAACCCGGCCACGTTCTCCTGGAGGAAGTCGATGAGCCGTCCTTCCCTCTGGAGCATGGACAGCAGCACCAGCGCCGAGGCGTGCTCGCGCTCGGGGGGCAGGG
This DNA window, taken from Hyalangium gracile, encodes the following:
- a CDS encoding Hsp70 family protein codes for the protein MARYAIGIDLGTTHCAVSYFNLEEGKPRGSTQSMLPMPQLTAPGTVEARTLLPSFLYLAGEQEFPAGSMGLPWKPEATTVVGEFARAHGAKVPTRLVSSAKSWLSHPGVDRRSAMLPWQAPPEVQRVSPLEASARYLRHMREAWDYTFARTREEAGNALAQQDVIITVPASFDAAARELTLEAAQAAGIPNITLLEEPQAALYAWLEAQGEAFRKRVKPGEVILVVDVGGGTSDFSVITVREREGEVELVRVAVGDHILLGGDNMDLALAHTLNQRMAAEGRKLDAWQFNALTYGCRQAKETLYADPKLERVPIAIPGRGSSLIGGTLRTELPRADLDQLLTDGFFPTSPVTELPRTARRTGLAQMALPYAQDPGVTRHLAAFLTRQAQALASSPDAPVDVGGKSFLHPTAVLFNGGVFKAGPLKARVMEVLNSWLTADGGAPAKELEGADLDLSVARGAAYYGWVRQGHGLRIRGGTARAYYVGVETAMPAVPGMEPPVKALCVAPFGMEEGTQADVPPQEFGLVTGEPTQFRFFASSVRRDDKVGGMIDDVAGREDLEELAPIETTLPGQPQPFGDLTPVNLQAAVTEVGTLELRCLEKNGAGRWKLELNVRMKE
- a CDS encoding Hsp70 family protein, whose amino-acid sequence is MRIIGIDLGTTHCAVASIDPARGPSAPIEDFPLPQLVRQGEVAPRSLLPSCIYVPAGHELAGESLKLPWGEAGPNVVGEFARWQGARVPGRLVASAKSWLCHPGVDRSAPILPWGAPADVAKLSPVEASALLLSHMARAWDFAHPEAPLAQQEVVITVPASFDEAARALTVSAARKAGLEKFTLVEEPQAAFYDYTARHRTDLAKVLANVRLVLVVDVGGGTTDFTLVHAGVSPEGPMLRRLAVGEHLMLGGDNMDAALARKVEEKLFSDGRRLSATQWTQAIQAARTAKEALLGPNPPERYGISLVAEGSRLLGGALSTELTRAEAEGLVLDGFFPTSGPTDRPRRAARMALQELGLPYAQDAAVTRHLAAFLGQHAAGGFAALGEAPPSEGALPRPDAILLNGGVFNSPRISERLVDAISAWWPGAPRIPLLRHDSLEKAVARGAAYYGLVRRGHGLRIGGGAARAYYVGLERPADSGDQPVLCLIPRGFEEGQAVDLGERPFTLTLGRPVQFTLYSTTSDRIDKPGDIIPLAEDLKPLPPIHTLLKGASGKTAEVPVHLRAALTEIGTLELFCVSNVADERWRLEFELRGSGSGQDITVTESMPARFAEAKENVERVYGNKPLPIGPKDVKQLSKTLEKVLGPRETWRVPVLRELWSSLFAGASKRRRSADHERVFYSLAGYTLRPGFGYPLDHWRAEQTFGLFEQLVQFHTDKAVWIEFWVMWRRISGGLTEAQQSKLWAYLEPHLARRVPPDAPPAGKLKGIQPEGLDEMVRAAASLEHLPAAEKAKLGGWVASRLRAEAKSGGPWAWSLGRLGARVPLYGSSHKVVDVDTAEAWLTLLLEMDLRRIDGAPFAAAQLARLTGDRTRDIDPALRARTAQALVAAKAAETWVRMVNEVLALEAADEARALGDTLPAGLRLSM
- a CDS encoding DUF2760 domain-containing protein, coding for MTEQPSLSFFARLWLAFLCFWRVLFSGAFAQAVHPLSQAYDAGTLGAGTPTPSLPKPEPKPAPPPALPPEREHASALVLLSMLQREGRLIDFLQENVAGFPDADVGAAARIVHEGCRKVVQQYLALKPILQESEGASVPVPAGFDAQRIRLTGNVAGQPPYTGSLKHHGWVTTEVKFPTVSPAMDPRVLAPAEVELA